Proteins encoded together in one Pangasianodon hypophthalmus isolate fPanHyp1 chromosome 18, fPanHyp1.pri, whole genome shotgun sequence window:
- the cnot4b gene encoding CCR4-NOT transcription complex subunit 4 isoform X2: MSRSPEVKEDPMECPLCMEPLEIDDVNFFPCTCGYQICRFCWHRIRTDENGLCPACRKPYPEDPAVYKPLSQEELQRIKNEKKQKQNERKQKITENRKHLASVRVVQRNLVFVVGLSQRLADPEVLKRPEYFGKFGKIHKVVINNSTSYAGSQGPSASAYVTYIRSEDALRAIQCVNNVVVDGRTLKASLGTTKYCSYFLKSMQCPKPDCMYLHELGDEAASFTKEEMQAGKHQEYEQKLLQELYKMNPNFLQTSTGTGEKTKSKSGSVQSSNNNKDAWPSLQPMGKTPNGLPELRKSPTLDGGSDCEHLTPDGPDAELGLGPLPALSPFSSNCETASPSDKPTEAISIGNGETPQIPSSDSPSPPPGLAKPCLVVPANVAGLTVRSPFEGAGTESQSLFSDNSNFRHPNPIPSSSSVPGFSQVFPSSTQSNADWPTAPEPQSLFTSDTIPVSSSTDWQAAFGFGSSTKQQEDDLGFDPFDITSKALADLIEKELSVQDKTSVPMSHVTPAPGFPPHIPSSLHSAKGPMLPPASTAHLPPNCGLAPRAFSHHLQHAQLAQRPGYASFSLPGHTQTLASRHSWLTMTARANLQHLNHTAQHNSSFLDLSLPPQQQQQHSTGLGGIPITENSNSVESINVKEWQDGLRALLPNININFGGLPNSSSSSSSSSSSSSSSSGVNHTGGMTHSLSWDGTASWMDPAIITGVPASSANCLDSLQDDSPPHWLKSLQALTEMDVPSGSTVPPQPPHSTPFSAQMSLHRASWAPYLPPGTASAASQFHSPPPGFQTAFRAAAQPPTDLLQSAGLDRH; the protein is encoded by the exons ATGTCCCGTAGCCCTGAGGTGAAAGAGGATCCGATGGAGTGCCCTCTCTGCATGGAGCCCCTGGAGATCGATGACGTTAACTTCTTTCCCTGCACCTGCGGCTACCAAATCTGCCGTTTCTGCTGGCACCGCATCCGCACCGATGAAAACGGCCTCTGTCCTGCTTGCAGGAAG CCCTATCCAGAAGACCCAGCTGTATACAAACCCCTGTCTCAGGAAGAGCTGCAGAGGATAAAGAAtgagaagaagcagaagcagaacgAGCGCAAGCAGAAGATCACAGAGAACCGCAAACACTTGGCCAGTGTACGCGTCGTACAGAGGAACCTGGTGTTTGTGGTGGGGCTGTCGCAGAGGCTCGCTGACCCAGAG GTCTTAAAGAGGCCAGAATATTTTGGGAAGTTTGGTAAGATCCATAAAGTGGTCATCAACAACAGCACCTCATATGCTGGCTCACAG GGTCCTAGCGCTAGTGCCTATGTCACTTATATTCGGTCAGAAGATGCCCTTAGGGCTATACAGTGTGTCAACAACGTAGTAGTAGATGGCAGAACTCTTAAG GCATCTTTAGGTACAACAAAGTACTGCAGTTACTTTCTAAAGAGCATGCAGTGTCCCAAACCGGACTGCATGTATCTACACGAGCTAGGTGACGAGGCAGCCAGTTTCACAAAAGAGGAGATGCAG GCGGGAAAGCATCAAGAATACGAACAGAAACTTTTACAAGAACTCTACAAAATGAACCCGAACTTCCTGCAGACATCCACTGGGACTGGGGAAAAGACAAAAAGCAAATCAGGCTCTGTACAGAG ttccaataataataaagatgcgTGGCCATCGTTACAGCCCATGGGAAAGACGCCCAATGGGCTTCCAGAGCTCCGCAAGAGCCCGACTCTGGATGGAGGCTCAGACTGTGAGCACTTGACTCCTGACGGGCCGGACGCTGAGCTTGGCCTTGGACCTCTCCCAGCCCTCTCGCCTTTCTCTTCAAACTGTGAAACTGCCAG TCCCAGTGACAAACCAACAGAAGCCATCAGTATAGGAAACGGAGAGACACCACAG ATTCCCTCCAGTGACTCGCCGTCGCCCCCTCCAGGTCTGGCAAAGCCGTGTCTGGTGGTGCCTGCCAACGTAGCGGGTTTAACAGTGCGGTCACCCTTCGAGGGGGCAGGCACCGAGTCGCAGTCACTGTTCTCTGACAACAGCAACTTCAGACATCCGAACCCCATCCCCAGTAGCAGCAGTGTTCCTGGTTTTTCCCAAGTTTTCCCAAGCTCCACACAGAGCAATGCAGACTGGCCCACTGCTCCCGAACCACAGAGCCTGTTTACATCAG ATACTATACCAGTCTCATCCTCCACAGACTGGCAGGCGGCCTTCGGCTTTGGCTCTTCCACCAAGCAGCAGGAAGACGACCTTGGCTTTGACCCCTTCGACATCACGAGCAAGGCGCTGGCTGACCTCATCGAGAAGGAGCTTTCGGTACAGGACAAAACTTCGGTGCCTATGAGCCATGTGACCCCAGCACCGGGTTTCCCTCCTCACATCCCCAGCTCGCTTCACAGTGCCAAGGGCCCCATGCTGCCTCCTGCCTCGACCGCACACCTCCCTCCGAACTGTGGGCTGGCCCCGCGAGCCTTCTCCCACCATCTCCAACATGCCCAGCTTGCCCAGCGCCCTGGCTATGCCTCATTCAGCTTGCCCGGGCACACGCAGACGCTGGCATCTCGCCACAGCTGGCTGACCATGACAGCACGCGCCAACCTGCAACACCTGAACCACACCGCACAACACAACAGCAGCTTCTTGGACTTGAGTTTGCCACctcaacagcagcagcagcatagtACAGGTCTAGGAGGAATCCCCATTACAG AAAACAGCAATTCAGTAGAGAGCATAAATGTCAAAGAGTGGCAAGATGGCCTTCGAGCTCTTTTACCCAACATCAACATCAATTTCGGTGGCTTGCCCAACTCCTCGtcttcctcatcttcatcctcatcctcctcgtCATCTTCGTCCGGCGTGAATCACACAGGGGGCATGACACACAGTCTGAGCTGGGACGGCACGGCCAGCTGGATGGACCCAGCGATCATCACAG GTGTCCCAGCATCCTCAGCCAACTGCCTGGACTCTCTTCAGGACGACAGTCCTCCACATTGGCTAAAATCCCTGCAGGCCCTGACAGAGATGGACGTACCCTCTGGCTCCACAGTACCCCCTCAGCCCCCACACAGTACACCCTTTAGTGCCCAGATGTCTCTCCACAGAGCCAGCTGGGCACCTTACCTGCCCCCGGGCACTGCCAGTGCTGCCAGCCAGTTCCACTCTCCCCCACCAGGCTTCCAGACAGCGTTCAGAGCCGCGGCTCAGCCCCCCACAGACCTGCTGCAGAGTGCCGGACTGGACCGCCACTAG
- the LOC128321087 gene encoding dentin sialophosphoprotein-like, protein MVRDIIVVLEQQPGSDEHERQNNDTQNNETQDNDTQDADTQNNETQDNDTQDADTQDADTQNNETQDADTQHNETQDADTQDADTQNNDTQDADTQDNDTQHNETQNNETQDADTQDADTQDANTQDNDTQDADTQNNETQDADTQNNETQDADTQDADTQDNDTQDADTQDADTQDNDTQDADTQNNNTQDANTQDNDTQDNDTQDADTQDADTQDNDTQDTDTQNNETQDNDTQDANTQDNDTQDANTQDNDTQDTDTQDNDTQDADTQDNDTQDADTQDNDTQDADTQNNDTQDTDTQNNETLDADTQDADTQNNETQDADAQDADTQDNDTQDADTQNNETLDADTQNNETQDADTQNNDTQDDDTQDNDTENDDTQDADTQNDDTQDDDKQDADTQNDDMQEDDTQNNDTQNNDTQNNDTQNDDMQEDDTQNNDTQNNDTQDADTQNNDTQDDNKQDADTQNDDTQEDYTQNNDTQNNDTQDADTQDVDTQGADTQNDDTQNNDTQNDDTQNDDTQNNDTQNDDTQNNDTQNNDIQDADTQNDDTQEDDTQNNNTQNNDTQDADTQDADTQNNDTQNNDTQNSDTQDADTQNADTQDADTQNNDTQNDDTQDADTQNNDTQNNDTQDADTQDVDTQNDDTQNNDTQNDETQDNDTQNNDTQDADTQNNDIQDADTQNDDTQEDDTQNNNTQDADTQDADTQDADTQNNDTQNNDTQNSDTQDADTQNNDTQDADIQNDDTQDDTQNDDTQDADTQNNDTQNNDTQNADTQNDDTQDDDTQNNDTQDADTQNDDTQDDDKQDADTQNNDTQDADTQNNDTQDADTQNNDTQDADTQNNDTQDNDTQDDDKQNDDTQNNDTQNNDTQNNDTQDADTQNDDTQDADTQNDDMQEDDTQNNDTQNNDTQDADTQNNDTQDDNKQDADTQNDDTQDANTQDADTQNDDMQEDDTQNNDTQNNDTQGADTQNDDTQNNDTQDADTQNNNTQDDNKQDADTQNDDTQDADTQNDDTQEDDTQNNDTQDADTQDVDTQGADTQNDDTQNNDTQNNDTQDADTQNDDTQEDDTQNNNTQNNDTQNVDTQEDDTQNNDTQDADTQNADTQNNDTQNDDTRDDDTQNDDTQDADTQNADTQDTDTRNDDT, encoded by the exons ATGGTTCGTGATATTATTGTGGTATTGGAGCAGCAG CCAGGCAGTGACGAGCATGAGCGCCAAAACAACGATACACAAAACAACGAAACACAAGACAACGATACACAAGACGCCGATACACAAAACAACGAAACACAAGACAACGATACACAAGACGCTGATACACAAGACGCCGATACACAAAACAACGAAACACAAGACGCCGATACACAACACAACGAAACACAAGACGCCGATACACAAGACGCTGATACACAAAACAACGATACACAAGACGCCGATACACAAGACAACGATACACAACACAACGAAACACAAAACAACGAAACACAAGACGCCGATACACAAGACGCCGATACACAAGACGCCAATACACAAGACAACGATACACAAGACGCCGATACACAAAACAACGAAACACAAGACGCCGATACACAAAACAACGAAACACAAGACGCTGATACACAAGACGCCGATACACAAGACAACGATACACAAGACGCCGATACACAAGACGCCGATACACAAGACAACGATACACAAGACGCcgatacacaaaacaacaatacACAAGACGCCAATACACAAGACAACGATACACAAGACAACGATACACAAGACGCCGATACACAAGACGCCGATACACAAGACAACGATACACAAGACACCGATACACAAAACAACGAAACACAAGACAACGATACACAAGACGCCAATACACAAGACAACGATACACAAGACGCCAATACACAAGACAACGATACACAAGACACCGATACACAAGACAACGATACACAAGACGCCGATACACAAGACAACGATACACAAGACGCCGATACACAAGACAACGATACACAAGACGCCGATACACAAAACAACGATACACAAGACACCGATACACAAAACAACGAAACACTAGACGCCGATACACAAGACGCCGATACACAAAACAACGAAACACAAGACGCCGATGCACAAGATGCCGATACACAAGACAACGATACACAAGACGCCGATACACAAAACAACGAAACACTAGACGCCGATACACAAAACAACGAAACACAAGACGCCGATACACAAAACAACGATACACAAGACGACGATACACAAGACAACGATACAGAAAACGATGATACGCAAGACGCCGATACACAAAATGATGATACACAAGACGACGATAAACAAGACGCCGATACACAAAATGATGATATGCAAGAAGATGATACACAAAACAACGACACACAAAACAACGATACACAAAACAACGATACACAAAATGATGATATGCAAGAAGATGATACACAAAACAACGATACACAAAACAACGATACACAAGATGCCGATACACAAAACAACGATACACAAGACGACAATAAACAAGACGCCGATACACAAAATGATGATACACAAGAAGATTATACACAAAACAACGATACACAAAACAACGATACACAAGACGCTGATACGCAAGACGTCGATACACAAGGCGCCGATACACAAAACGATGATACACAAAACAACGATACACAAAACGACGATACACAAAACGATGATACACAAAACAACGATACACAAAACGACGATACACAAAACAACGATACACAAAACAACGATATACAAGACGCCGATACACAAAATGATGATACGCAAGAAGAtgatacacaaaacaacaatacacaaaacaacgaTACGCAAGACGCCGATACACAAGACGCCGATACACAAAACAACGATACACAAAACAACGATACACAAAACAGCGATACACAAGACGCCGATACACAAAACGCCGATACACAAGACGCCGATACACAAAACAACGATACACAAAACGACGATACACAAGACGCTGATACACAAAACAACGATACACAAAACAACGATACACAAGATGCTGATACGCAAGACGTCGATACACAAAACGATGATACACAAAACAACGATACACAAAACGACGAAACACAAGACAACGATACACAAAACAACGATACACAAGACGCCGATACACAAAACAACGATATACAAGACGCCGATACACAAAATGATGATACGCAAGAAGAtgatacacaaaacaacaatacACAAGACGCTGATACGCAAGACGCCGATACACAAGACGCCGATACACAAAACAACGATACACAAAACAACGATACACAAAACAGCGATACACAAGACGCCGATACACAAAACAACGATACACAAGACGCCGATATACAAAACGACGATACGCAAGATGATACACAAAACGACGATACACAAGACGCCGATACACAAAACAACGATACACAAAACAACGATACACAAAACGCCGATACACAAAACGACGATACACAAGACGACGATACACAAAACAACGATACACAAGACGCCGATACACAGAATGATGATACACAAGACGACGATAAACAAGACGCCGATACACAAAACAACGACACACAAGACGCAGATACACAAAACAACGATACACAAGACGCCGATACACAAAACAACGATACACAAGACGCCGATACACAAAACAACGATACACAAGACAACGATACACAAGACGACGATAAACAAAATGATGACACACAAAACAACGATACACAAAACAACGATACACAAAACAACGACACACAAGACGCCGATACACAAAACGATGATACGCAAGACGCCGATACACAAAATGATGATATGCAAGAAGATGATACACAGAACAACGATACACAAAACAACGATACACAAGACGCCGATACACAAAACAACGATACACAAGATGACAATAAACAAGACGCCGATACACAAAACGATGATACGCAAGACGCCAATACACAAGACGCCGATACACAAAATGATGATATGCAAGAAGATGATACACAAAACAACGACACACAAAACAACGATACACAAGGCGCCGATACACAAAACGATGATACACAAAACAACGATACACAAGACGCcgatacacaaaacaacaatacACAAGACGACAATAAACAAGACGCCGATACACAAAACGATGATACACAAGACGCCGATACACAAAATGATGATACACAAGAAGATGATACACAAAACAACGATACACAAGACGCTGATACGCAAGACGTCGATACACAAGGCGCCGATACACAAAACGATGATACACAAAACAACGATACACAAAACAACGATACACAAGACGCCGATACACAAAATGATGATACGCAAGAAGAtgatacacaaaacaacaatacacaaaacaacgaTACACAAAACGTTGATACGCAAGAAGATGATACACAAAACAACGATACACAAGACGCCGATACACAAAACGCTGACACACAAAACAACGATACACAAAACGATGATACACGAGACGATGATACACAAAACGACGATACACAAGACGCCGATACACAAAACGCGGATACACAAGACACCGATACACGAAACGACGATACATGA
- the LOC113531846 gene encoding toll-like receptor 1, translating to MPPTFWTIAVPSLLLMVRSTVLMNVDRNVQLCSFRRENRKDLTNSNLNRIPSDLPDDTEYLDVSENNISSIIHDDLYRLTRLCFLKITHCGLRFISPDAFYNNSELKVLNISYNPLTVIPYLSLPQLRILDLSGNDYGSYTLPAFFSNLTHLTTFAIGSPKVTSVDIDDLAPLRNTHLKQFTFGGGTEMQKYENGSFAQLRSLEEVSLRVTFCHNFDIFKTMLMDLDQTHTRKVRLIKLFPDQCAITSDPFENLEKLHVLSNLTIVDTLINSSVMVKLIQNIWKSSFEELEFLNITYNEDTPYGFQFPSQNHTLSLQAIVFDGVNHYQYRYPTVNMSMDLISQLTYMKFSGTGMNILPCNLISVIPSLQILDLSNNLLDDTGFWWYLCSYEGVFPALRQLSLSNNRFSDLAYISKRTHEMKVLMSLDLSFNSIKIGEPCSWPSHLTELNLSHNNLGDTVFQYLSSHFQKIDLSKTGISVISQDVLSQFPSLTHLILSFNSIQLIPSDLHAPALHTLYVDQNAITSIDQAALDGLSSLQTLKAGNNPFVCDCDSFWFVTMLNKALLPEWPLDYTCSSPPSLAGKYLDTYKPGKLSCLPGLQAAVALPVIIAITAALGIIFYACDGIWYTKMLWVWIRVKRRSTKQADKSMNSTFLYHAFISYSQHDCTWVDSELVPTLESAGLSICIHERDFVPGQWIVDNIINCVESSYKTIFILSKHFVQSEWCNYELFFAQHRAISVKDDSLVFILLEPIPSDSLPKKYLRLRTLLRQKTYLEWPKDETKKKVFWSSLRSILQTADKSVVLKEIAFDIAENALLLNAQQ from the coding sequence ATGCCACCCACCTTCTGGACCATTGCAGTCCCATCATTGCTTTTAATGGTCAGATCCACAGTTTTGATGAATGTAGACAGAAATGTCCAGCTCTGTTCCTTTAGGAGGGAAAATAGAAAGGACCTTACCAACAGCAACCTGAACAGGATACCATCAGACTTGCCAGATGACACGGAATACTTAGATGTCTCTGAAAACAATATTTCTAGTATCATCCATGATGACCTGTACAGACTCACTCGCCTGTGTTTCCTCAAGATCACCCACTGTGGCCTTCGATTCATCTCCCCTGATGCCTTTTATAATAACTCAGAACTCAAGGTTCTCAACATCTCCTACAACCCACTGACCGTTATTCCGTACTTGTCCCTGCCACAGCTTAGGATCTTAGACCTTTCCGGCAATGATTACGGCAGCTATACGCTTCCGGCTTTTTTCAGTAACTTGACGCATCTTACTACCTTTGCAATAGGAAGTCCAAAAGTAACGTCAGTTGATATCGATGATTTGGCACCACTTcgaaatacacatttaaaacaattcaCATTTGGAGGTGGCACTGAGATGCAAAAATACGAAAATGGTTCTTTTGCCCAACTTAGATCATTGGAGGAAGTGTCTCTGAGAGTGACCTTTTGTCACAACTTTGATATTTTCAAAACCATGTTGATGGACCTTGACCAAACACATACAAGGAAAGTCAGGCTAATCAAGCTCTTTCCAGATCAGTGTGCAATTACAAGCGATCCTTTCGAGAACCTTGAGAAACTCCATGTACTCTCCAACTTAACCATTGTGGACACTTTGATTAACAGCTCTGTCATGGTGAAACTCATCCAAAATATCTGGAAATCATCTTTTGAGGAACTTGAATTTCTAAACATAACTTATAATGAAGATACTCCATATGGGTTTCAATTCCCCAGTCAGAACCATACACTCAGTTTACAAGCAATTGTTTTTGACGGTGTGAACCACTATCAATATCGCTATCCTACAGTCAACATGAGCATGGACTTGATTTCTCAGCTGACTTACATGAAGTTCTCTGGTACTGGAATGAATATTCTTCCATGCAATCTCATTTCGGTTATACCATCACTACAAATCTTGGACCTGTCCAACAACCTTTTGGATGATACAGGATTCTGGTGGTATTTGTGCTCATATGAGGGTGTGTTTCCAGCTTTGAGACAGCTTTCGTTAAGCAACAATCGTTTTTCTGACCTGGCGTATATTTCTAAGAGGACTCATGAAATGAAGGTTTTAATGTCCCTTGACTTAAGTTTCAACTCCATTAAGATTGGGGAGCCATGCTCCTGGCCCTCACACCTCACTGAACTGAATCTCAGCCATAACAACTTGGGCGACACTGTATTTCAATACCTGTCCTCTCATTTCCAAAAGATCGACCTCTCCAAAACAGGCATAAGCGTCATCTCCCAGGATGTCCTCTCACAGTTCCCCAGTCTCACACATCTCATCCTGAGCTTTAATAGCATACAGCTCATCCCCTCGGATCTCCATGCACCTGCACTGCACACCCTTTACGTTGATCAGAATGCCATCACGTCCATTGACCAGGCTGCGCTAGACGGCCTCTCCAGCCTGCAGACTTTAAAAGCAGGTAACAATCCATTTGTCTGCGATTGTGACTCTTTTTGGTTTGTGACCATGTTGAACAAGGCTCTTCTTCCTGAATGGCCATTAGACTACACATGCAGTTCTCCACCATCACTAGCAGGAAAGTACTTAGACACGTACAAACCGGGAAAACTTTCCTGTCTACCAGGACTCCAGGCAGCCGTGGCTCTACCAGTAATTATTGCTATTACAGCTGCTCTGGGCATCATTTTCTATGCATGTGATGGAATCTGGTACACAAAAATGCTCTGGGTATGGATAAGAGTGAAGCGTCGGAGCACCAAACAGGCAGATAAATCGATGAACAGCACCTTTCTTTACCATGCTTTCATTTCCTACAGCCAGCACGACTGCACCTGGGTGGACTCTGAACTCGTCCCGACTTTGGAGAGCGCAGGCTTGTCCATCTGCATTCACGAGCGAGACTTTGTTCCTGGCCAGTGGATTGTGGACAATATCATTAACTGTGTGGAAAGCAGCTACAAAACAATCTTTATCCTGTCAAAGCACTTTGTTCAGAGTGAATGGTGCAACTATGAGCTCTTTTTCGCTCAGCACAGAGCGATTAGTGTGAAGGACGACTCGCTGGTCTTCATTCTTTTGGAGCCCATCCCGTCTGACTCTCTGCCTAAGAAATACCTGAGGCTAAGGACCTTGCTAAGGCAGAAAACCTATCTGGAATGGCCAaaagatgaaaccaagaaaaaagttttttggtCTAGTCTCAGGTCCATCCTGCAGACTGCAGACAAGAGTGTGGTGCTGAAAGAGATTGCGTTTGACATAGCTGAAAATGCTCTTTTACTGAATGCTCAACAGTGA
- the cnot4b gene encoding CCR4-NOT transcription complex subunit 4 isoform X1: MSRSPEVKEDPMECPLCMEPLEIDDVNFFPCTCGYQICRFCWHRIRTDENGLCPACRKPYPEDPAVYKPLSQEELQRIKNEKKQKQNERKQKITENRKHLASVRVVQRNLVFVVGLSQRLADPEVLKRPEYFGKFGKIHKVVINNSTSYAGSQGPSASAYVTYIRSEDALRAIQCVNNVVVDGRTLKASLGTTKYCSYFLKSMQCPKPDCMYLHELGDEAASFTKEEMQAGKHQEYEQKLLQELYKMNPNFLQTSTGTGEKTKSKSGSVQSSNNNKDAWPSLQPMGKTPNGLPELRKSPTLDGGSDCEHLTPDGPDAELGLGPLPALSPFSSNCETASPSDKPTEAISIGNGETPQIPSSDSPSPPPGLAKPCLVVPANVAGLTVRSPFEGAGTESQSLFSDNSNFRHPNPIPSSSSVPGFSQVFPSSTQSNADWPTAPEPQSLFTSDTIPVSSSTDWQAAFGFGSSTKQQEDDLGFDPFDITSKALADLIEKELSVQDKTSVPMSHVTPAPGFPPHIPSSLHSAKGPMLPPASTAHLPPNCGLAPRAFSHHLQHAQLAQRPGYASFSLPGHTQTLASRHSWLTMTARANLQHLNHTAQHNSSFLDLSLPPQQQQQHSTGLGGIPITENSNSVESINVKEWQDGLRALLPNININFGGLPNSSSSSSSSSSSSSSSSGVNHTGGMTHSLSWDGTASWMDPAIITGRRIQQKRELTKKNQLIPGVPASSANCLDSLQDDSPPHWLKSLQALTEMDVPSGSTVPPQPPHSTPFSAQMSLHRASWAPYLPPGTASAASQFHSPPPGFQTAFRAAAQPPTDLLQSAGLDRH; this comes from the exons ATGTCCCGTAGCCCTGAGGTGAAAGAGGATCCGATGGAGTGCCCTCTCTGCATGGAGCCCCTGGAGATCGATGACGTTAACTTCTTTCCCTGCACCTGCGGCTACCAAATCTGCCGTTTCTGCTGGCACCGCATCCGCACCGATGAAAACGGCCTCTGTCCTGCTTGCAGGAAG CCCTATCCAGAAGACCCAGCTGTATACAAACCCCTGTCTCAGGAAGAGCTGCAGAGGATAAAGAAtgagaagaagcagaagcagaacgAGCGCAAGCAGAAGATCACAGAGAACCGCAAACACTTGGCCAGTGTACGCGTCGTACAGAGGAACCTGGTGTTTGTGGTGGGGCTGTCGCAGAGGCTCGCTGACCCAGAG GTCTTAAAGAGGCCAGAATATTTTGGGAAGTTTGGTAAGATCCATAAAGTGGTCATCAACAACAGCACCTCATATGCTGGCTCACAG GGTCCTAGCGCTAGTGCCTATGTCACTTATATTCGGTCAGAAGATGCCCTTAGGGCTATACAGTGTGTCAACAACGTAGTAGTAGATGGCAGAACTCTTAAG GCATCTTTAGGTACAACAAAGTACTGCAGTTACTTTCTAAAGAGCATGCAGTGTCCCAAACCGGACTGCATGTATCTACACGAGCTAGGTGACGAGGCAGCCAGTTTCACAAAAGAGGAGATGCAG GCGGGAAAGCATCAAGAATACGAACAGAAACTTTTACAAGAACTCTACAAAATGAACCCGAACTTCCTGCAGACATCCACTGGGACTGGGGAAAAGACAAAAAGCAAATCAGGCTCTGTACAGAG ttccaataataataaagatgcgTGGCCATCGTTACAGCCCATGGGAAAGACGCCCAATGGGCTTCCAGAGCTCCGCAAGAGCCCGACTCTGGATGGAGGCTCAGACTGTGAGCACTTGACTCCTGACGGGCCGGACGCTGAGCTTGGCCTTGGACCTCTCCCAGCCCTCTCGCCTTTCTCTTCAAACTGTGAAACTGCCAG TCCCAGTGACAAACCAACAGAAGCCATCAGTATAGGAAACGGAGAGACACCACAG ATTCCCTCCAGTGACTCGCCGTCGCCCCCTCCAGGTCTGGCAAAGCCGTGTCTGGTGGTGCCTGCCAACGTAGCGGGTTTAACAGTGCGGTCACCCTTCGAGGGGGCAGGCACCGAGTCGCAGTCACTGTTCTCTGACAACAGCAACTTCAGACATCCGAACCCCATCCCCAGTAGCAGCAGTGTTCCTGGTTTTTCCCAAGTTTTCCCAAGCTCCACACAGAGCAATGCAGACTGGCCCACTGCTCCCGAACCACAGAGCCTGTTTACATCAG ATACTATACCAGTCTCATCCTCCACAGACTGGCAGGCGGCCTTCGGCTTTGGCTCTTCCACCAAGCAGCAGGAAGACGACCTTGGCTTTGACCCCTTCGACATCACGAGCAAGGCGCTGGCTGACCTCATCGAGAAGGAGCTTTCGGTACAGGACAAAACTTCGGTGCCTATGAGCCATGTGACCCCAGCACCGGGTTTCCCTCCTCACATCCCCAGCTCGCTTCACAGTGCCAAGGGCCCCATGCTGCCTCCTGCCTCGACCGCACACCTCCCTCCGAACTGTGGGCTGGCCCCGCGAGCCTTCTCCCACCATCTCCAACATGCCCAGCTTGCCCAGCGCCCTGGCTATGCCTCATTCAGCTTGCCCGGGCACACGCAGACGCTGGCATCTCGCCACAGCTGGCTGACCATGACAGCACGCGCCAACCTGCAACACCTGAACCACACCGCACAACACAACAGCAGCTTCTTGGACTTGAGTTTGCCACctcaacagcagcagcagcatagtACAGGTCTAGGAGGAATCCCCATTACAG AAAACAGCAATTCAGTAGAGAGCATAAATGTCAAAGAGTGGCAAGATGGCCTTCGAGCTCTTTTACCCAACATCAACATCAATTTCGGTGGCTTGCCCAACTCCTCGtcttcctcatcttcatcctcatcctcctcgtCATCTTCGTCCGGCGTGAATCACACAGGGGGCATGACACACAGTCTGAGCTGGGACGGCACGGCCAGCTGGATGGACCCAGCGATCATCACAG GAAGGAGGATTCAACAAAAAAGGgagctgacaaaaaaaaatcaactaatACCAG GTGTCCCAGCATCCTCAGCCAACTGCCTGGACTCTCTTCAGGACGACAGTCCTCCACATTGGCTAAAATCCCTGCAGGCCCTGACAGAGATGGACGTACCCTCTGGCTCCACAGTACCCCCTCAGCCCCCACACAGTACACCCTTTAGTGCCCAGATGTCTCTCCACAGAGCCAGCTGGGCACCTTACCTGCCCCCGGGCACTGCCAGTGCTGCCAGCCAGTTCCACTCTCCCCCACCAGGCTTCCAGACAGCGTTCAGAGCCGCGGCTCAGCCCCCCACAGACCTGCTGCAGAGTGCCGGACTGGACCGCCACTAG